The proteins below come from a single Streptomyces tubercidicus genomic window:
- the pdhA gene encoding pyruvate dehydrogenase (acetyl-transferring) E1 component subunit alpha — MTVEGTAQRKNARGSSKRTTAKKATPAKKASPAKARNSGRPEQAEQDQLVQLLTPEGKRIEHPDYAIDLSAEELRGLYRDMVLTRKFDAEATTLQRQGELGLWASLLGQEAAQIGSGRALRDDDYVFPTYREHGVAWCRGVDPTNLLGMFRGVNHGGWDPNSNNFHLYTIVIGSQTLHATGYAMGVQKDGADSAVIAYFGDGASSQGDVAESFTFSAVYNAPVVFFCQNNQWAISEPTEKQTRVPLYQRARGFGFPGVRVDGNDVLACLAVTRAALERARTGQGPMLIEAFTYRMGAHTTSDDPTKYRADEERAAWEAKDPILRLRTYLEAEGIVDEAFLASIDEESEALGKRVRDAVRAMPDPDTMAIFENVYADGHALVDEERAQFAAYQASFADADLVAEGN; from the coding sequence GTGACCGTGGAAGGCACTGCGCAGCGGAAAAACGCCCGCGGCAGCAGCAAGCGCACCACCGCCAAAAAGGCGACGCCGGCAAAGAAGGCGTCCCCGGCCAAGGCCCGGAACTCCGGCCGGCCCGAGCAGGCGGAGCAGGATCAGCTCGTTCAACTGCTGACGCCCGAAGGCAAGCGGATCGAGCACCCGGATTACGCGATCGACCTTTCCGCCGAAGAACTGCGCGGCCTCTACCGCGACATGGTGCTGACGCGGAAGTTCGATGCCGAGGCGACCACCCTCCAGCGCCAGGGTGAACTGGGCCTGTGGGCCTCGCTGCTGGGCCAGGAGGCCGCTCAGATCGGCTCCGGCCGCGCACTGCGCGACGACGATTACGTCTTTCCGACCTACCGCGAGCACGGTGTGGCGTGGTGCCGCGGGGTCGACCCGACGAACCTGCTGGGCATGTTCCGCGGTGTCAATCACGGCGGCTGGGACCCCAACAGCAACAACTTCCACCTGTACACGATCGTCATCGGCTCGCAGACGCTGCATGCGACCGGCTATGCGATGGGTGTGCAGAAGGACGGCGCGGATTCCGCGGTCATCGCCTATTTCGGTGACGGCGCTTCCAGCCAGGGTGATGTCGCGGAATCCTTCACCTTCTCCGCGGTCTATAACGCCCCGGTCGTGTTCTTCTGCCAGAACAACCAATGGGCGATTTCCGAACCCACCGAGAAGCAGACCCGGGTGCCGCTCTACCAGCGCGCCCGCGGCTTCGGCTTCCCCGGCGTACGGGTCGACGGCAATGACGTACTGGCCTGTCTGGCGGTGACCAGGGCGGCGCTGGAGCGGGCGCGCACCGGCCAGGGGCCGATGCTGATCGAGGCGTTCACCTACCGCATGGGCGCGCACACCACCTCCGACGACCCGACGAAGTACCGGGCGGACGAGGAGCGGGCCGCCTGGGAGGCCAAGGACCCGATCCTGCGGCTGCGGACGTACCTGGAGGCCGAGGGCATCGTCGACGAGGCGTTTCTGGCCTCGATCGACGAGGAGAGCGAGGCCCTGGGCAAGCGGGTCCGTGATGCGGTGCGCGCCATGCCCGACCCGGACACCATGGCGATCTTCGAGAATGTCTATGCCGACGGGCATGCGCTCGTCGATGAGGAGCGCGCGCAGTTCGCCGCGTACCAGGCGTCGTTCGCCGACGCCGATCTTGTCGCGGAGGGGAACTGA